The Methanothermobacter sp. sequence TCATGGACTAGACATGCAATACATATTAAGTCAGAGCAACCTTGTAAATGCAATACCAGACAATAAAACGTACATTAAAGGTAACTTAACTTACAACCAACTCAAAGAAATAGGTATCGAGGCCGCCAATTTGGCGAAGAATTTATTCCGACAGGCAGGAATACAAGTAGAAAAAGACAATCTCAGACTCCTTGTATTGACATCAGCAGGCTACGCACGCTTAAATAACCAAGATACAAGTCCAATATGGGATGGAATCTATGAAGTTCTAGGGTCACGATTAAGCCGAAAAACATTACTACCAGTCCACAGCTCACTTTGGAGTCAACTATGGTTCACATTCATAATAAAAAATGGAAGCTACACCCCAGAAGTTATAGGCAAATCCGGCGGATTCGGAAGATTCTCATTTAACATCACAGAAGAAGATGAAATACTCTATGCTATACAACTAATCTATGATCCAGTTAAAGGATTCATAATATCAAACGATACCAAAGGGCCAGTATATGACATAGGAGCTGGATGGAATTACACCAACCCAACAGTATCTAGGGTATTTAAAAATTGGAATAATGTAGTTACAATCGCAAATGCATGGTCCTATGATCCACCATTCGACATGCTAATGGTCTACCTGTTCCACAACCATGTCTGCCCAGGGGTCTCACCATCATACCTCATAGCAGACTACATATACAAAAATTATCCAAGAGGAGAAAATGAAAAGTACATTTACGTGACAACAACAACCTACTGCAAAGAGGATGGACTCCTACTACTCCTAGGCGTATCACCAGGACAAGGAACATACTACAACCAAAGACTACTTAATACAGGATCATCTTCTGTTGAAGGCGGACAAATGGAAGGCATATTAATAATCTGGGATGAAAAATTAAACATCGGAAGGGCAGTGGTAATCACATTCAAATGGCCAAGTTTCGAAAGTGGAGCAAATGGTCTCAGAGCCTATATAGATTGGTACAAGGGAAAAGAACCTACTGGTGTGCGCTCACCATACATAGTAGCTAATGAAGCACCGATAAAATATATTACAAGAGAAGAAATGAATATGATCATTTCGGGAGCTGCAGGTTCACCCTCAGGTAATGCCATACAATTCCTCATGGGGTTACCAGAGCGTCAGCTCTCTGATTTACTGCCAAATGTTCCAAGCGTTCCCAATACACCAAGTGTCCCTGGCATTCCTAGTACTCCCGGTGTTCCTGGCACTCCAAATGCTCCAGGCGTTCCTAGCATTCCTGGTGGTTCGAGTGTTTCTCCTGGTTTCATTGGTTCCTTTGTAGGTGCTGTTTCAGGGTCTGCAGGAGTTGCTGCTGCTTCTCCTGGTCATGGGGGTGAACGAGGTAAGGCTTATGAGGTTACAAGAGCTTCTCCTGGTGGCGGTTCAACGGGTACAGGATGGTACATTTATGGTGTCATGGGAGGCCTTATATTGATCGGTCTTGCAGCGTTCGGATTCCTCAGAGGCGGCTTCAAAAT is a genomic window containing:
- a CDS encoding FmdE family protein encodes the protein MTTTEEQVNYLAGGIGSTTVQDAHGLDMQYILSQSNLVNAIPDNKTYIKGNLTYNQLKEIGIEAANLAKNLFRQAGIQVEKDNLRLLVLTSAGYARLNNQDTSPIWDGIYEVLGSRLSRKTLLPVHSSLWSQLWFTFIIKNGSYTPEVIGKSGGFGRFSFNITEEDEILYAIQLIYDPVKGFIISNDTKGPVYDIGAGWNYTNPTVSRVFKNWNNVVTIANAWSYDPPFDMLMVYLFHNHVCPGVSPSYLIADYIYKNYPRGENEKYIYVTTTTYCKEDGLLLLLGVSPGQGTYYNQRLLNTGSSSVEGGQMEGILIIWDEKLNIGRAVVITFKWPSFESGANGLRAYIDWYKGKEPTGVRSPYIVANEAPIKYITREEMNMIISGAAGSPSGNAIQFLMGLPERQLSDLLPNVPSVPNTPSVPGIPSTPGVPGTPNAPGVPSIPGGSSVSPGFIGSFVGAVSGSAGVAAASPGHGGERGKAYEVTRASPGGGSTGTGWYIYGVMGGLILIGLAAFGFLRGGFKI